From a single Kitasatospora sp. NBC_00458 genomic region:
- a CDS encoding zf-HC2 domain-containing protein, whose amino-acid sequence MTITDDQHEALRSLLGAWALGAVPHREAAELEQHLRSCPECAAEAARLREAAGWLGVDEPLDQPGPLRQQVLDWCLGRRPADLPVPAWGAPYTAETAKLDALLRDLGPEEWQEVAELPWHGGTDYLRPAEVLCHLAAVDGYLAVALGLPDPVPGGAAQAVTRRVPPQEAVPPLPRVPAQGGPRWAGITERTARLTAEQAGQPPQRVRARWRRHCHELVRSAALTPQGNTPVDFGFATVPLRDAFVDRAFECYVHGEDVARAVAYPYAPPAPQHLRQMIDLAVRMLPLVLAGQRAARPEHAGATAGTPDGRTEGRADGGGRTGRLVRLVIDGPAAGEWLIPLDGPESGPPGGEPVASLVLDGLEFCQLAAAHRDPDRVPVGEHGDRAAIREVLRATPLLSRP is encoded by the coding sequence GTGACGATCACCGACGATCAGCACGAGGCCCTGCGCTCCCTGCTCGGTGCCTGGGCCCTCGGCGCCGTCCCGCACCGCGAGGCCGCCGAGCTGGAACAGCACCTGCGGTCCTGCCCGGAGTGCGCCGCGGAGGCCGCCCGGCTGCGCGAGGCGGCCGGCTGGCTCGGCGTGGACGAACCCCTCGACCAGCCCGGCCCGCTGCGCCAGCAGGTGCTCGACTGGTGCCTCGGACGGCGCCCGGCCGACCTGCCCGTCCCGGCCTGGGGCGCGCCGTACACCGCCGAGACCGCCAAGCTCGACGCGCTGCTCCGCGACCTCGGCCCGGAGGAGTGGCAGGAGGTGGCCGAACTCCCCTGGCACGGCGGCACCGACTACCTGCGGCCCGCCGAGGTGCTCTGCCACCTCGCCGCCGTGGACGGCTACCTGGCCGTCGCCCTCGGCCTGCCCGACCCCGTTCCGGGCGGCGCCGCGCAGGCCGTCACCCGACGGGTGCCGCCGCAGGAGGCCGTCCCGCCGCTCCCCCGGGTGCCGGCGCAGGGCGGCCCGCGCTGGGCCGGGATCACCGAGCGGACCGCCCGGCTGACCGCCGAGCAGGCGGGCCAGCCGCCGCAGCGGGTGCGCGCCCGGTGGCGCCGGCACTGCCACGAACTGGTCCGCTCCGCCGCGCTCACCCCGCAGGGCAACACCCCGGTCGACTTCGGCTTCGCGACCGTCCCGCTGCGGGACGCCTTCGTCGACCGGGCCTTCGAGTGCTACGTGCACGGCGAGGACGTGGCCCGGGCGGTCGCCTACCCGTACGCCCCGCCGGCCCCGCAGCACCTGCGGCAGATGATCGACCTGGCCGTCCGGATGCTGCCGTTGGTGTTGGCCGGACAGCGCGCGGCCCGGCCCGAGCACGCCGGGGCCACGGCCGGCACGCCCGACGGGCGGACGGAGGGGCGGGCCGACGGCGGCGGGCGGACCGGCCGCCTGGTCCGGCTGGTGATCGACGGACCGGCCGCCGGCGAGTGGCTGATACCGCTGGACGGCCCGGAGTCCGGCCCGCCCGGGGGCGAGCCGGTGGCGTCGCTGGTGCTGGACGGGCTGGAGTTCTGCCAGCTGGCCGCCGCGCACCGCGACCCGGACCGGGTGCCGGTCGGCGAGCACGGCGACCGGGCCGCGATCCGCGAGGTGCTGCGCGCGACGCCGCTGCTCTCCCGGCCCTGA